A window of the Paenibacillus woosongensis genome harbors these coding sequences:
- the flgB gene encoding flagellar basal body rod protein FlgB — translation MQLLNGVGFQRLENAIQAASTRQQVIADNIANVDTPYFKRSNVSFETLLQNELNGGMPALRGNRTDYRHFVIGSSGNVPEPRIVVDDRTAMNNNLNNVDIDSEMSLLAENKLRYDTYIEQLNYQIKMKRVATEGR, via the coding sequence ATGCAGCTACTAAATGGCGTAGGCTTTCAAAGGCTCGAAAACGCGATTCAGGCTGCCAGTACTAGGCAGCAAGTGATAGCAGATAATATAGCGAACGTGGATACCCCTTATTTCAAGCGTTCGAACGTATCTTTCGAGACCTTGTTGCAGAATGAGTTGAACGGCGGAATGCCTGCTCTCCGGGGAAATCGGACCGATTATAGGCACTTTGTCATAGGTTCGTCAGGGAATGTACCGGAGCCCAGAATCGTGGTCGATGACAGAACAGCAATGAACAACAACCTGAATAACGTGGACATCGATAGCGAGATGAGTTTGCTTGCGGAAAATAAACTTAGGTACGACACGTACATAGAACAGTTGAATTATCAAATCAAAATGAAGCGCGTGGCTACAGAAGGGAGATAA
- the flgC gene encoding flagellar basal body rod protein FlgC: MKISDSFSISSSALTAQRLRMDVISSNIANARTTRASMENGQPIPYRRKTVVMAPNKTDFGTTLDSLMGKKPISQGVKITQITEDQTPFKPVYDPTHPDADGEGYVYMPNVDLMKEMVDMISATRSYEANVTALNASKAMISKALQIGK, encoded by the coding sequence TTGAAAATCAGCGACAGTTTCAGTATTAGTTCTTCAGCACTAACAGCGCAGCGCCTTCGTATGGACGTTATCTCCTCCAATATCGCCAATGCCCGAACAACGCGCGCCAGCATGGAAAATGGCCAGCCGATCCCATATCGGCGGAAGACGGTTGTCATGGCACCCAACAAAACCGATTTTGGTACGACACTGGATTCGTTAATGGGCAAGAAACCCATTAGCCAGGGGGTAAAGATTACTCAAATCACGGAAGATCAAACGCCATTCAAGCCGGTATACGATCCGACGCATCCCGACGCTGACGGCGAAGGCTATGTCTACATGCCAAACGTAGATTTGATGAAGGAAATGGTAGACATGATTTCGGCCACGCGGTCCTACGAGGCCAACGTCACCGCACTGAACGCCAGTAAAGCCATGATTTCAAAGGCCTTGCAAATCGGTAAATAA
- the fliE gene encoding flagellar hook-basal body complex protein FliE gives MIQNNISLNTIQRLEAATEPVKPTVTSPSEAIKNFSSYLTDALNGVAAQENNVQRVNEQFLLGQANVDQVMIASEQALLSLQLTTQVRNKVIEAYQEIMRTQI, from the coding sequence TTGATCCAAAACAATATTAGTCTGAATACGATTCAAAGGTTAGAGGCCGCAACAGAACCGGTCAAACCAACAGTAACATCTCCTTCAGAAGCGATTAAAAATTTCAGTTCATATTTGACTGATGCGCTGAACGGAGTAGCCGCACAAGAAAACAATGTACAACGAGTCAATGAGCAGTTTCTCCTTGGTCAAGCGAATGTTGATCAGGTTATGATCGCCTCAGAGCAAGCGCTGTTAAGTTTGCAGCTCACTACGCAAGTACGGAACAAAGTGATCGAAGCTTATCAAGAGATTATGCGTACGCAAATTTAA
- the fliF gene encoding flagellar basal-body MS-ring/collar protein FliF, producing MNERIAQYRDRLTGYWNNFSSKQKTLLISTIAIILLAVILLTIQFSKTEYEVAFTNLDSTDAAGIMNHLESSGIPYQLSADGTSISVPSKEASRVKVDVGSQGIVKNGSIGWEAFNESSSLIGMTDNEFSVKYRSALNGEVEQLLKRMKGVQDAKVLINLPEENVFASPEEQQKASASIVIGFKPGYRPNQEAVDGYFNLVKTSIPNLPIENITITSSDDTVLLPTGQGGNLGSLTTAVQENMALQKKFESDVSRSVKQFLSKLTGPDKIEVLVASTLNFDQIIEKNNLVTPVDTENMRGIEISAQRIQKSYTGQGNPDSGIPGTGTEDVPGYPADGSGTGVSSEESSSTINYEVNRITKDIVASPYVVKDLTINVAVEPPVGQDSLDQATQDAIENILANIVRSYLADSGTTYTDAELQQKVAVFSQTFHGSEEKAAGLALSNPWVWGGAIAVLLVGAGIGALVFRRRKKEEEEEEELPLPLPPEFPSINLDTITNESQVRKQLETLAKKKPDEFVNLLRTWLADE from the coding sequence GTGAATGAGAGAATCGCCCAATACCGGGATCGATTGACCGGATATTGGAATAATTTCAGCAGTAAGCAAAAAACGCTATTAATATCGACGATAGCGATCATTTTATTGGCAGTAATATTGTTGACGATTCAGTTTTCTAAAACGGAATATGAAGTAGCCTTTACGAATTTGGATTCTACAGATGCTGCGGGCATCATGAATCACCTTGAATCAAGCGGTATTCCTTATCAATTAAGCGCGGATGGAACTAGCATTTCCGTGCCTAGCAAGGAAGCGTCTCGCGTGAAAGTGGACGTAGGCTCGCAGGGTATCGTGAAAAACGGCTCTATCGGCTGGGAAGCTTTTAACGAGAGTTCTTCCCTTATCGGTATGACGGACAATGAATTCAGCGTGAAATACAGAAGCGCACTCAATGGTGAAGTGGAGCAGCTGTTGAAGCGTATGAAGGGTGTACAAGATGCCAAGGTCCTGATTAACTTGCCGGAGGAAAATGTATTCGCCAGTCCGGAAGAACAGCAGAAGGCATCCGCTTCGATCGTCATCGGCTTCAAACCGGGATATCGTCCAAATCAGGAAGCAGTGGATGGATACTTCAACCTTGTGAAGACATCCATACCTAACCTGCCGATCGAGAATATTACCATCACCTCGAGTGATGACACCGTACTTTTGCCTACGGGGCAAGGAGGCAATCTCGGTTCTCTTACGACCGCTGTCCAGGAGAATATGGCTCTACAGAAGAAGTTTGAAAGTGATGTAAGCCGAAGCGTTAAACAGTTTCTTTCCAAGTTGACAGGGCCTGATAAAATCGAGGTTCTAGTAGCGTCAACGCTTAATTTCGATCAAATTATTGAGAAAAATAATCTTGTTACCCCCGTTGATACCGAAAATATGCGGGGAATTGAGATCAGTGCTCAAAGAATTCAGAAAAGCTATACCGGCCAAGGCAATCCGGATAGCGGAATTCCTGGCACCGGAACTGAAGACGTACCGGGTTATCCTGCTGACGGCAGCGGTACCGGAGTGAGTTCCGAAGAATCCTCTTCCACGATAAACTATGAGGTCAACCGTATAACGAAGGACATCGTAGCGAGTCCTTATGTTGTTAAAGATTTAACCATTAATGTAGCAGTTGAACCACCTGTTGGACAAGATTCTTTGGATCAAGCCACCCAGGATGCAATTGAGAACATATTAGCGAATATCGTCAGATCTTATCTTGCCGATTCAGGTACTACTTATACAGACGCTGAACTCCAGCAAAAAGTTGCTGTTTTCTCACAAACTTTTCATGGATCGGAAGAAAAAGCTGCCGGCCTTGCCTTATCTAACCCATGGGTATGGGGAGGGGCGATCGCTGTTCTGTTAGTTGGAGCTGGGATTGGAGCACTTGTGTTCCGTCGCCGCAAAAAAGAGGAAGAAGAGGAAGAAGAGCTGCCGCTGCCTTTACCTCCGGAATTCCCGTCGATCAACTTGGATACTATTACGAACGAAAGTCAAGTGCGTAAACAGCTCGAAACGCTGGCGAAGAAGAAGCCGGATGAATTTGTTAACCTGCTGCGTACCTGGCTGGCAGACGAGTAG
- the fliG gene encoding flagellar motor switch protein FliG gives MTSGLTGKQKAAILLITLGPEVSAQIFKHLRDDEIEQLTLEIANVRKVDSSEKEMIMAEFHQICLAQEYITQGGINYAKEILEKALGSTKAFEIINRLTATLQVRPFDFARKADPNQILNFIQNENAQTIALVLSYLQFEQAAAILSSLPQEKQADVARRIAVMDSTSPEVISQVERVLEQKLSATVTQDYTSAGGIESIVQILNGVDRGTERTILDSLEIQDPELAEEIKKRMFVFEDIVNIDNRSIQRIIRDIENSDLQLALKVASEEVREAVFRNMSKRMSDTFKEEMEYMGPVRLRDVEEAQTRIVATIRRLEEAGEIIIARGGGDDIIV, from the coding sequence ATGACTTCTGGTCTTACCGGAAAACAAAAGGCGGCTATTTTGCTGATAACGCTCGGTCCCGAGGTGTCAGCGCAAATATTCAAGCATTTACGTGATGATGAGATAGAGCAGCTGACGCTCGAAATCGCTAACGTCCGTAAAGTGGACAGCAGCGAAAAAGAAATGATTATGGCAGAATTTCATCAGATTTGCCTTGCTCAAGAATATATCACGCAAGGGGGCATTAATTATGCCAAAGAAATTCTGGAGAAAGCATTGGGTTCCACCAAAGCCTTCGAAATCATTAATCGCTTGACGGCAACGCTGCAAGTCAGACCCTTTGATTTTGCCCGCAAGGCGGATCCTAATCAAATATTGAACTTTATCCAGAATGAGAACGCTCAGACGATTGCGCTCGTATTGTCATACCTGCAGTTTGAGCAAGCAGCAGCGATTCTTTCTTCGCTGCCGCAGGAGAAACAGGCGGATGTGGCCCGGAGAATCGCTGTGATGGACAGCACTTCTCCAGAGGTTATTTCCCAAGTAGAACGGGTGCTGGAGCAGAAGCTATCGGCGACCGTAACGCAGGACTATACAAGTGCTGGCGGTATCGAATCGATCGTTCAAATTTTGAATGGGGTCGACCGCGGTACGGAGAGAACGATTTTGGATTCCCTTGAAATTCAGGATCCTGAGCTCGCAGAAGAGATCAAAAAGCGGATGTTCGTATTTGAAGATATCGTCAATATCGATAACCGTTCGATTCAGCGGATTATTCGCGATATCGAGAATTCCGATTTGCAGCTTGCGCTTAAAGTGGCCAGTGAGGAAGTTCGTGAAGCGGTATTCCGCAACATGTCCAAACGCATGTCGGATACTTTCAAGGAAGAAATGGAATATATGGGGCCTGTGCGGCTTCGTGATGTGGAAGAAGCTCAAACTCGCATTGTAGCAACGATCCGCAGATTGGAAGAAGCCGGAGAGATCATTATAGCCCGCGGCGGAGGAGATGACATCATTGTCTAA
- a CDS encoding FliH/SctL family protein, translated as MSNLIKVSQYVPVDILKQLNLGKAYESPQDQQLDDDNSEAPIQTISAEDIAAEEARRQMLSDAKEFAERQIREASEQAENMLAEAKLQIEAWWQEQREQDEHLIEALKSEGFNQGYEEGKQQAEQSLKATIEQMMSEASAVLEQAYLEKERIIQEAEPFVVELSCSIAEKVIDKQLGLEPDYVLDLVKRSLSRKREQGVITLCVSPAQFAFVQAAREELSLVIDSQAELQILPDATVQDRGCVIRSSFGSVDARIDTQLAEIKKELLRISLDNEDYPGTSS; from the coding sequence TTGTCTAATTTGATTAAGGTGTCCCAATATGTACCGGTCGACATTCTCAAACAATTGAATCTGGGAAAGGCATATGAATCCCCCCAGGATCAACAATTAGATGATGACAATTCTGAGGCTCCGATTCAGACGATTTCCGCTGAAGATATAGCGGCTGAAGAGGCAAGGCGGCAAATGCTCAGCGATGCTAAAGAATTCGCCGAACGGCAAATCCGGGAAGCCTCGGAGCAAGCGGAGAATATGCTTGCCGAAGCCAAGCTCCAGATCGAAGCATGGTGGCAGGAGCAACGAGAGCAGGATGAACATTTGATCGAGGCCCTCAAATCGGAGGGGTTTAATCAAGGATATGAAGAAGGCAAGCAGCAGGCGGAGCAGTCGCTTAAGGCAACAATAGAGCAGATGATGAGCGAGGCGAGCGCTGTGCTGGAGCAGGCTTATTTGGAAAAAGAACGGATTATTCAGGAAGCCGAACCGTTCGTTGTTGAACTGAGCTGCTCGATTGCGGAGAAAGTGATCGATAAGCAATTAGGCCTGGAACCGGACTATGTGCTGGATCTCGTCAAGAGAAGCTTGTCCAGAAAAAGAGAGCAGGGCGTAATCACGCTCTGCGTCTCGCCGGCTCAATTTGCTTTTGTTCAGGCGGCGCGTGAAGAACTCAGCCTAGTCATCGATTCGCAAGCTGAACTTCAGATTTTACCCGATGCGACAGTTCAGGACCGAGGCTGCGTGATTCGTTCCTCTTTCGGAAGTGTCGACGCTAGAATCGATACACAGCTTGCCGAAATCAAAAAGGAACTTCTGCGGATTTCACTCGATAATGAAGACTACCCGGGGACAAGCTCATGA
- the fliI gene encoding flagellar protein export ATPase FliI — MMKLDAAKYIDHLRHMDPIRINGKVTQVIGLMVESEGPDASIGDLCYIYPSKSSEPLRAEVVGFRDNKVLLMPLGELQSIGPGCDVVGTGKPLTVQVGSELLGKVLDGLGEPLDGSLIPARMGHYSTYNKPMNPLTRPRVAQPISIGVRAIDGLLTIGKGQRVGIFAGSGVGKSTLMGMIARNTSADVNVIALIGERGREVLDFIERDLGPEGLERSVVIVATSDQPALIRMKGALIATTIAEYFRDRGLNVMLMMDSVTRYAMALREVGLAVGEPPAMRGYTPSVFAALPKLMERAGTGPSGSITAFYTVLVDGDDMNEPIADAVRGILDGHIVLNRNIANKGHFPAIDILASISRVMKDIVPEEQSEAAENLKRLLSVYRDSEDLINIGAYQQGSNDEIDEALKYIDSIWSFTKQKVNEKSTLSEVQERLIAEFARR, encoded by the coding sequence ATGATGAAACTTGATGCAGCGAAATATATAGACCATCTAAGGCATATGGACCCGATACGAATTAATGGCAAAGTGACGCAAGTTATTGGATTGATGGTTGAATCCGAGGGACCGGATGCGAGCATCGGCGACCTTTGCTATATTTATCCGAGTAAATCCTCGGAGCCGCTTAGAGCCGAGGTTGTTGGTTTCCGGGACAATAAAGTACTGCTTATGCCTCTCGGGGAGCTGCAGTCGATCGGTCCGGGCTGTGACGTGGTTGGTACAGGGAAGCCTTTAACTGTGCAGGTCGGCTCAGAGCTGCTCGGGAAAGTGCTTGATGGACTTGGCGAACCGCTGGACGGCTCGTTGATCCCAGCCCGAATGGGTCACTATTCCACATATAACAAGCCGATGAATCCGCTGACCCGGCCTCGCGTCGCCCAGCCGATCAGCATTGGTGTTAGAGCCATCGACGGGTTGCTTACGATTGGCAAAGGACAGCGCGTTGGTATTTTTGCCGGCTCGGGGGTCGGTAAAAGTACGCTGATGGGCATGATCGCCCGCAACACCTCGGCCGATGTCAACGTGATTGCGCTTATCGGCGAACGTGGTCGCGAGGTTCTGGATTTTATTGAACGCGATCTCGGCCCGGAAGGCTTGGAGCGATCCGTCGTTATCGTTGCAACCTCCGACCAGCCGGCGTTGATTCGGATGAAGGGCGCTCTGATCGCTACGACCATTGCTGAATATTTCCGTGACCGTGGTCTGAATGTCATGCTGATGATGGATTCCGTAACCCGGTACGCTATGGCGCTGCGCGAGGTTGGACTCGCCGTAGGCGAGCCGCCTGCGATGAGAGGGTATACCCCGTCGGTATTCGCAGCTTTGCCGAAGCTTATGGAGCGTGCGGGAACGGGGCCGTCCGGTTCAATTACGGCATTCTACACCGTGCTTGTCGACGGGGATGATATGAACGAGCCTATCGCGGATGCGGTGAGGGGGATTTTGGACGGACATATCGTGCTTAATCGGAATATCGCAAATAAGGGCCATTTCCCTGCGATTGATATTTTGGCAAGCATCAGCCGCGTCATGAAGGATATCGTGCCGGAAGAGCAGAGCGAGGCAGCGGAGAATCTAAAACGATTGCTGTCCGTGTACAGAGATTCTGAGGATCTGATTAACATCGGAGCATATCAGCAGGGTTCAAACGATGAAATTGACGAGGCTCTGAAATATATCGATAGCATTTGGAGCTTTACCAAGCAGAAGGTGAACGAGAAATCCACATTGTCTGAAGTACAGGAACGTTTAATTGCTGAATTTGCGAGGAGATGA
- the fliJ gene encoding flagellar export protein FliJ → MKFRYVYQKVVDLKSNQKTQAEWMLSAAVGQLQAEQRSLELLEEDKVRTFTAIQSAMGNKASMIKLQELQLYMDYLENCIESKLGDIRRAEANVEKKKAVLNGKMLDEKVWLKAKEKAKHKYQHEMLLREQNELDEIATVRFAMKAR, encoded by the coding sequence ATGAAGTTCCGTTACGTCTACCAGAAAGTTGTCGATTTGAAGTCCAATCAGAAGACGCAGGCTGAATGGATGTTATCCGCTGCCGTCGGCCAGTTGCAGGCGGAGCAGCGCTCCCTCGAATTGCTGGAGGAGGATAAGGTGCGAACCTTCACGGCCATTCAGTCTGCAATGGGGAATAAAGCATCGATGATCAAACTTCAGGAATTGCAGCTTTATATGGATTATTTGGAGAATTGCATTGAAAGCAAGCTAGGCGACATCCGGCGTGCAGAAGCAAATGTTGAGAAGAAGAAGGCCGTGTTGAACGGTAAAATGCTGGATGAGAAAGTCTGGCTCAAGGCAAAAGAAAAGGCTAAACACAAATATCAGCACGAAATGCTTCTTCGGGAACAAAACGAACTGGACGAAATAGCTACGGTCCGGTTTGCCATGAAAGCCCGGTAA
- a CDS encoding MotE family protein: MAQADLEEDLDSGSGFARFLFFVTPILFTVVLLAVLLTLFNMNVRAAMIDFGNKIPIVRNFVPDPEGVETAGDKEEDEAKKQAESTEATVKELKDQVAQKDAELEEANRQATAQEDKVKQLQAQLDAALAEAIEKEETAKDEAYQKEVKKLSQLYAQMSPSKAAAILEKLTIEETLQMLSLMNNESKVAILEKMDPAKAADISILLKDAKPADDMAIAALQSRLKKDAESSAQAAASTAGLDDKQLGQTFAGMSADAASKLIIQTHKISPDKALKILNAVDDGTRSKILAAMTKEDEELTAKILNKLVSK; encoded by the coding sequence ATGGCGCAGGCGGATTTAGAAGAAGATTTGGATTCGGGCAGTGGATTTGCTAGATTTTTGTTCTTCGTGACGCCAATATTATTTACAGTTGTCCTGCTGGCAGTTCTTCTGACGTTGTTTAATATGAACGTCCGGGCAGCGATGATCGATTTTGGCAACAAAATACCGATTGTAAGGAATTTTGTGCCGGACCCCGAGGGTGTCGAGACAGCGGGGGATAAAGAGGAAGATGAAGCCAAGAAGCAGGCTGAGAGCACAGAAGCGACTGTTAAGGAATTGAAGGATCAAGTTGCTCAAAAGGATGCGGAACTGGAAGAAGCGAACCGCCAGGCAACAGCGCAGGAGGATAAAGTAAAGCAGCTTCAGGCTCAACTGGATGCTGCTTTAGCGGAAGCGATCGAGAAGGAAGAGACCGCTAAAGATGAGGCCTACCAGAAAGAAGTCAAGAAGCTGTCCCAGCTTTACGCGCAGATGAGTCCCAGCAAGGCGGCAGCCATTTTAGAGAAATTAACCATAGAAGAAACGCTGCAAATGCTCAGCTTAATGAATAATGAGAGCAAAGTAGCCATTCTCGAAAAAATGGATCCTGCCAAGGCGGCGGATATTTCAATCCTGCTTAAGGATGCGAAGCCTGCTGATGACATGGCGATTGCCGCTTTGCAGTCCAGGCTGAAAAAGGATGCCGAGTCCTCAGCTCAAGCCGCGGCTTCTACAGCAGGGCTGGATGATAAGCAGCTAGGTCAAACCTTTGCAGGGATGTCGGCAGACGCAGCTTCCAAGCTGATTATCCAGACACACAAAATCAGTCCGGATAAAGCGTTGAAAATTTTGAATGCCGTAGACGATGGAACAAGGTCCAAAATTCTGGCGGCCATGACGAAAGAAGATGAAGAGCTTACCGCTAAAATTTTGAATAAGCTTGTAAGCAAATAA
- a CDS encoding flagellar hook-length control protein FliK: MSQFISNLSAGNAAAGIMVSANGKAGGSQAAGQAFDQTLVAMLLGNAASAEAGAPLQSLGLVGLTNSDEQQAADAELLNLQAVINGLLGQLDELDQAMEKDPSLLFVLQAWLQGVQLITEPAHGDAAVVNGTDGAQISVLAQHPETMRFAIQDALVQLMNTSGQLSGANSSTLPSQQLLEVLQQVLGARQAANLTLDQPSGGNTANANWASILENSIQTIVSNASSQTAGNRSNQQSADSQTAHTILASHATQNMGKGSLVHVAGAAETTGVADAEELGNVLHTGNVVTAGQLAMRDGLAAPVKPAAPAVPVPVEQFGKEMGAFLVNKFEVIKLQGMSQARISLYPEHLGQVDVRITLQNGQLIAQFVTEHAFARESLESQMAQLRSALQAQGLQVNKLEVTQNSSLSSHMYQDGRQHSSDAHQQQNNKRREVREEDLLALGDLNDEWHDWISEVRTREENYGSSFVARV; encoded by the coding sequence ATGAGTCAATTTATATCCAACTTATCCGCAGGAAATGCTGCCGCTGGAATAATGGTATCTGCAAACGGCAAAGCGGGCGGAAGCCAGGCTGCTGGCCAAGCATTTGACCAGACTCTAGTAGCCATGCTGCTTGGAAATGCTGCATCCGCTGAAGCAGGAGCTCCTCTGCAATCTTTAGGGTTAGTAGGATTAACGAATTCGGACGAGCAGCAGGCGGCTGATGCCGAGCTTCTGAATCTGCAAGCGGTGATCAACGGATTGTTAGGGCAGTTGGACGAGCTGGATCAGGCCATGGAGAAGGACCCTTCTTTATTGTTTGTGCTTCAGGCATGGCTGCAAGGAGTACAGTTGATTACTGAGCCAGCACACGGCGATGCTGCAGTTGTCAATGGAACTGACGGCGCTCAGATTTCAGTTCTAGCCCAGCATCCAGAGACAATGCGCTTTGCGATTCAAGATGCATTGGTACAGTTGATGAATACTTCCGGCCAGCTAAGTGGGGCTAACTCTTCGACTCTGCCGTCCCAGCAGTTGCTGGAAGTGCTGCAGCAAGTCCTTGGTGCGCGTCAAGCAGCAAACCTAACACTTGATCAGCCGAGCGGAGGAAATACAGCGAATGCCAATTGGGCATCCATTCTGGAAAACAGCATTCAAACGATCGTTAGCAATGCTTCCAGCCAGACGGCCGGGAATAGATCGAACCAGCAGTCCGCTGATTCCCAAACAGCTCATACGATTTTGGCGAGTCATGCAACTCAGAACATGGGCAAAGGAAGCTTAGTTCACGTGGCAGGCGCGGCTGAAACTACAGGCGTAGCTGATGCAGAAGAATTAGGAAATGTGCTTCATACAGGCAATGTCGTGACAGCGGGACAACTCGCCATGCGAGACGGCCTTGCAGCTCCTGTTAAACCGGCTGCACCTGCGGTGCCTGTGCCTGTTGAACAGTTCGGCAAAGAAATGGGAGCGTTTCTAGTTAACAAGTTCGAAGTCATTAAGCTTCAAGGTATGTCGCAGGCCAGAATTTCTCTATATCCGGAGCATCTTGGCCAGGTCGACGTGAGAATCACCCTGCAAAACGGACAGTTAATTGCCCAGTTTGTTACGGAACACGCCTTTGCGAGAGAATCTCTTGAAAGCCAGATGGCGCAGTTAAGATCGGCGCTGCAAGCGCAGGGGCTGCAAGTAAACAAGCTGGAAGTGACGCAAAACTCTTCATTGTCCTCCCATATGTATCAGGATGGACGCCAGCATAGCAGCGATGCGCATCAGCAGCAGAACAACAAACGTCGCGAAGTTCGCGAGGAAGATCTGTTAGCTTTGGGAGATTTGAACGACGAATGGCATGATTGGATTTCTGAAGTGAGAACTCGGGAAGAGAATTATGGAAGTTCCTTTGTCGCCAGAGTTTAA
- a CDS encoding flagellar hook capping FlgD N-terminal domain-containing protein codes for MSNFPNVSWPGYSAQNVTSKSQEDNQTLGKDQFLKILITQLQNQDPMQPLQDKEFIAQMATFTSVEQLMNISKQLDVMNQSLGTVSGLIGKRVSWIETEYTGEYDIQTGKTTVTSSGSGIVEGIVIRDNVQYAKVGDKEIKLSDILEIDEAPVPGDNLVGEESDTEGSAQSDNQNSSLDGADSP; via the coding sequence GTGTCTAATTTCCCAAATGTCTCTTGGCCGGGCTATTCAGCACAGAACGTTACAAGCAAGAGCCAAGAAGACAATCAGACGCTGGGCAAAGACCAGTTCCTGAAGATACTTATTACTCAGCTGCAGAATCAGGATCCGATGCAGCCGCTGCAGGACAAGGAATTCATCGCTCAGATGGCAACGTTCACGTCGGTTGAGCAATTAATGAATATTTCTAAACAGCTTGATGTCATGAACCAATCTTTAGGAACGGTATCGGGATTGATTGGCAAGCGGGTATCCTGGATCGAAACGGAATATACTGGCGAATACGATATCCAGACGGGTAAAACTACTGTCACCTCGAGTGGCAGCGGAATCGTCGAGGGAATTGTTATTCGGGATAATGTCCAGTATGCCAAAGTTGGCGACAAGGAAATTAAGCTGTCAGATATTCTGGAAATTGATGAAGCGCCAGTTCCTGGCGATAATCTTGTCGGAGAAGAATCGGATACAGAGGGATCTGCACAGTCAGATAATCAGAACAGCTCTTTAGATGGAGCTGACTCACCATGA
- a CDS encoding TIGR02530 family flagellar biosynthesis protein has product MNEPIRIGSLYPGRIQPNSLAQAKPTGTAKPQDATFEEMLQNRLLHFSNHAVKRLEQRGIQLHPEQLHQIESAIDNAAAKGAKDSLILLKDMALIVNVHNRTVVTAMDGNSMKDNVFTQIDSAIIIS; this is encoded by the coding sequence ATGAATGAACCAATCCGCATAGGCAGCTTGTATCCTGGAAGAATTCAACCGAATTCGCTGGCTCAAGCCAAACCTACGGGAACGGCTAAGCCGCAGGATGCAACGTTTGAGGAAATGCTGCAAAACCGGTTGCTTCATTTCAGCAATCATGCTGTAAAACGCCTCGAACAACGGGGAATTCAACTGCATCCGGAACAGCTACATCAGATTGAATCGGCTATCGATAATGCGGCGGCAAAAGGCGCCAAAGATTCGCTGATTTTATTAAAAGATATGGCTTTGATCGTGAACGTCCATAATCGGACTGTTGTTACTGCCATGGACGGGAATAGCATGAAAGACAATGTATTCACGCAAATCGACAGCGCCATAATTATTTCTTAA
- the flgG gene encoding flagellar basal body rod protein FlgG, which yields MLRSMYSGVSGMRGFQTKLDVIGNNIANVNTVGFKAGRVMFKDIMSQTVSGVTAPTDDGVGGINAKQIGLGVSIGSIDTLHMAGSAMTTNNPLDLRIDGDGFFMVSLGEDQEVPFLTRAGDFHLDAARQLVTSDGLRVWSADGAPLEPLDEEVVAFTIAQDGTIMMKMANGEIEAGEAIGVARVVNPEGLEKIGGNLYRLSPNANIDELEPTTGNNAELGTGAIISGQLEMSNVDLTGEFTEMIVAQRGFQANSRIITTSDEVLQEVVNLKR from the coding sequence ATGTTAAGATCGATGTATTCGGGCGTATCTGGAATGCGCGGGTTTCAAACTAAACTTGACGTCATCGGCAACAATATCGCTAACGTGAATACGGTAGGGTTTAAGGCAGGCCGGGTCATGTTCAAGGACATTATGAGCCAGACGGTTTCCGGTGTTACCGCTCCAACCGATGACGGAGTGGGCGGCATTAATGCGAAGCAAATCGGACTTGGCGTGTCGATCGGCTCCATTGATACGCTTCACATGGCCGGTAGTGCGATGACAACGAACAATCCGCTGGACTTGCGGATCGATGGGGACGGCTTCTTCATGGTTTCCTTAGGTGAAGATCAGGAAGTGCCATTTTTGACCAGAGCAGGGGATTTCCATTTGGATGCTGCTCGTCAACTGGTCACTTCCGATGGATTGCGCGTTTGGAGCGCAGACGGCGCTCCGCTTGAGCCGCTGGACGAGGAGGTAGTAGCCTTCACGATCGCGCAGGATGGTACGATCATGATGAAGATGGCTAATGGCGAAATTGAAGCGGGTGAGGCGATTGGGGTGGCTCGTGTGGTTAACCCTGAGGGCTTGGAGAAAATCGGCGGAAACTTGTACCGTTTGAGCCCCAACGCCAACATCGATGAACTGGAGCCAACGACAGGAAACAACGCTGAATTAGGAACCGGTGCGATCATTTCTGGACAGCTTGAAATGTCCAACGTTGATTTAACTGGTGAATTTACAGAAATGATCGTTGCGCAGCGCGGATTCCAAGCGAACTCCCGAATCATCACGACTTCGGATGAAGTGCTGCAAGAAGTAGTAAACCTGAAGCGTTAA